The Sandaracinaceae bacterium genome contains a region encoding:
- a CDS encoding RMD1 family protein, translating to MHAIAGAQPAPPEPWFAKGEQVHTRALYLGRRLDLRSGGRRRPVTQPVTRRVGEGLAILFPFGAVVTVGLTDLEEQTLLTELRDKVVEPATDRIHDSVLVRALPGRHTEGLDEDGDCVLDELGELRLRIVADVLAKSVVLDHHEQTIGKVFEEMQPLVEKMRKSGKTARRAKDLVTRIGHALAVRQEMVWRVEVDEKPDIVWDRPDLERLWLRLSDEYDLGERHRALGRKIELLDESASSLLAVLQSNRAHHAEQAIIWLIVFEIGLTLFEMWH from the coding sequence GTGCATGCCATCGCGGGCGCGCAGCCCGCTCCTCCGGAGCCCTGGTTCGCCAAGGGCGAGCAGGTCCACACCCGGGCGCTGTACCTCGGGCGTCGCCTCGACCTCCGCTCCGGAGGCCGGCGGCGTCCCGTCACGCAGCCCGTCACCCGGCGCGTGGGCGAGGGGCTGGCCATCCTGTTCCCGTTCGGCGCGGTGGTCACCGTCGGCCTGACCGACCTCGAGGAGCAGACCCTGCTCACCGAGCTCCGGGACAAGGTGGTCGAGCCCGCGACCGACCGGATCCACGACAGCGTGCTCGTGCGCGCGCTGCCCGGTCGGCACACCGAGGGCCTCGACGAGGACGGCGACTGCGTGCTCGACGAGCTGGGCGAGCTGCGCCTCCGGATCGTGGCCGACGTGCTGGCCAAGAGCGTCGTGCTCGACCACCACGAGCAGACCATCGGCAAGGTCTTCGAGGAGATGCAGCCCCTGGTCGAGAAGATGCGCAAGAGCGGCAAGACCGCCCGGCGCGCCAAGGACCTCGTGACCCGCATCGGGCACGCGCTCGCGGTCCGTCAGGAGATGGTCTGGCGGGTCGAGGTCGACGAGAAGCCCGACATCGTCTGGGACCGCCCCGACCTCGAGCGGCTCTGGCTCCGGCTCAGCGACGAGTACGACCTCGGCGAGCGACACCGCGCCCTCGGCCGGAAGATCGAGCTGCTCGACGAGAGCGCGTCCAGTCTCCTCGCCGTGCTCCAGAGCAACCGCGCCCATCACGCGGAGCAGGCGATCATCTGGCTGATCGTCTTCGAGATCGGGTTGACCCTCTTCGAGATGTGGCACTGA